Proteins co-encoded in one Mycobacteriales bacterium genomic window:
- a CDS encoding beta-L-arabinofuranosidase domain-containing protein yields MQSNQAADRASAGPVDPTADAPVVLRPLPLGGARIASGLWAQRQQVNRDVTIPEGERQLREAGNINNLRLAAGTGDGTYRGPVFQDSDVYKWLEAVAWEQGRAPSETLARWQRDVTAVVADAQAADGYVNSFVQVTRGDTDRFADLPFGHELYCAGHLIQAAVAQYRATGREELLRVATRFADYIGQTFGTDRLNELDGHEVVETALVELYRLTGRRDYLQSARYFIDARGHGLIRPVRDSSYFQDRVPVREATTVEGHAVRAMYLAAGATDVYAETGDKALVDALVRQWESMTGSKTYLTGGLGSRWDGEAFGDPYELPADRGYCETCAAIGSIHWSWRMLLTTGEARYADLIERTLFNGFLAGISLRGSEFFYVNALQLRSDAEKNDSRNPAYGRRPWFNVACCPPNIMRLLSSLDTYLASTDDAGVQLHQYAAGEIRAAVGAAPVALDVATDYPWDGRVEVRIRETPDRPWALSLRVPAWCAGAQVSVNGADVGDEPRPGSYLRIERQWRSGDRVMLTLPMPPRRTVADERTDVRGCVAIERGPLVYCFEQTDQPDGVVVDDLLLDDAPLTEVHREDLLGGVTVVETTGRTVRRADPAAPLYRAAVEEPRLSEPVRLTAVPYFAWANRELGPMRVWTPRR; encoded by the coding sequence GTGCAGAGCAATCAGGCAGCCGACCGGGCCTCCGCCGGGCCGGTCGACCCGACCGCGGACGCGCCCGTGGTCCTCCGCCCGCTGCCGCTCGGCGGTGCGCGGATCGCCTCCGGACTGTGGGCGCAGCGCCAGCAGGTCAACCGTGACGTGACGATCCCCGAGGGTGAGCGGCAGCTGCGCGAGGCCGGCAACATCAACAACCTCCGGCTGGCCGCGGGGACCGGCGACGGGACCTACCGCGGTCCGGTGTTCCAGGACTCCGACGTCTACAAGTGGCTCGAGGCGGTGGCCTGGGAGCAGGGTCGGGCCCCCTCGGAGACCCTCGCGCGGTGGCAACGTGACGTGACGGCGGTCGTCGCCGATGCGCAGGCCGCCGACGGCTACGTCAACTCGTTCGTGCAGGTCACCCGCGGCGACACCGACCGCTTCGCCGACCTGCCGTTCGGGCACGAGCTCTACTGCGCCGGCCACCTCATCCAGGCCGCCGTCGCGCAGTACCGGGCCACCGGACGGGAGGAACTGCTGCGGGTCGCGACCCGCTTCGCCGACTACATCGGGCAGACGTTCGGCACCGACCGGCTGAACGAACTCGACGGCCACGAGGTCGTCGAGACCGCCCTCGTCGAGCTCTACCGGCTCACCGGGCGGCGCGACTACCTGCAGAGCGCGCGCTACTTCATCGACGCCCGCGGCCACGGCCTGATCAGGCCGGTCCGCGACTCGAGCTACTTCCAGGACCGGGTGCCGGTCCGCGAGGCCACCACTGTCGAGGGACACGCCGTACGCGCGATGTACCTGGCCGCCGGCGCCACCGACGTCTACGCGGAGACCGGTGACAAGGCGCTCGTCGACGCGCTGGTGCGCCAGTGGGAGAGCATGACCGGCTCCAAGACCTACCTGACCGGCGGACTCGGCTCCCGCTGGGACGGCGAGGCGTTCGGTGACCCGTACGAGCTGCCCGCCGACCGGGGCTACTGCGAGACGTGCGCCGCAATCGGCAGCATCCACTGGAGCTGGCGGATGCTGCTGACCACCGGGGAGGCGCGCTACGCCGACCTGATCGAACGCACCCTGTTCAACGGCTTCCTCGCCGGCATCTCGCTGCGGGGCAGCGAGTTCTTCTACGTCAACGCGCTGCAGCTGCGGTCGGACGCGGAGAAGAACGACAGCCGCAACCCGGCGTACGGGCGGCGGCCGTGGTTCAACGTCGCCTGCTGCCCGCCGAACATCATGCGCCTGCTGTCGTCGCTCGACACCTACCTGGCGAGCACCGACGACGCCGGAGTGCAGCTGCACCAGTACGCCGCCGGGGAGATCCGGGCGGCGGTCGGTGCGGCACCCGTGGCGCTCGACGTCGCCACCGACTACCCCTGGGACGGCCGCGTCGAGGTGCGGATCCGCGAGACCCCCGACCGCCCGTGGGCGCTCTCGCTGCGGGTGCCGGCGTGGTGTGCCGGTGCGCAGGTCTCGGTCAACGGTGCCGACGTCGGCGACGAGCCGCGGCCGGGCAGCTACCTGCGGATCGAGCGGCAATGGCGCAGCGGCGACCGGGTCATGCTCACGCTGCCGATGCCCCCGCGGCGGACGGTCGCCGACGAGCGGACCGACGTCCGGGGTTGCGTGGCGATCGAGCGCGGGCCGCTCGTCTACTGCTTCGAGCAGACCGACCAGCCCGACGGCGTCGTCGTCGACGACCTCCTGCTCGACGACGCTCCGCTCACCGAGGTGCACCGCGAGGACCTCCTCGGCGGAGTGACAGTGGTCGAGACGACCGGGCGGACGGTACGCCGGGCGGATCCGGCAGCCCCGCTCTACCGCGCGGCCGTCGAGGAGCCGCGACTCTCCGAACCGGTCCGGCTGACGGCGGTGCCGTACTTCGCCTGGGCCAACCGCGAGCTCGGCCCGATGCGCGTCTGGACGCCGCGCCGATGA
- a CDS encoding D-aminoacylase, protein MFDTVLRGGFVLDGSGGPTFRADVGVSDGRIAAVDPDGRDRADARREVDVAGLVVAPGFIDMHAHSDLQILANPEHRPKVTQGVTLEVLGQDGLSYAPIDDDVLPQLRQVIAGWNDDPADFDWSWRSVGEYLDRLDQGIAVNAAYLVPQGTLRMMHLGWDDRPATDRELDAQRTSLDAALGQGALGMSSGLTYPPGMYAPTDELVALCEVVARRGGYYSPHHRSYGMGALDAYAEMIDVSRRSGCPVHLTHATMNFPVNHGRAGELLALLDDAISDGVDVTLDSYPYAAACTTLSSLLPSWSTRGGAEAVLALLRDPAGRERIRVSIEETGSDGSHGVPVDWDTVVVAGARNPSLAPYVGRSIAAITAEGGRKAYDVYADILLEDELGTTCVLEVGDEDNVQTIMRHPAHMVGSDGILVGARPHPRAWGTFPRYLGHYARELGVLALPEAVAKMTSRPARRLGLADRGRVEPGCVADLVAFDADQVADRATYADPKQPAAGLPYVMVNGTFVIDDGRHTGALPGRSVRAGAA, encoded by the coding sequence ATGTTCGACACCGTGCTGCGTGGCGGATTCGTCCTCGACGGCTCCGGCGGTCCCACCTTCCGGGCCGACGTCGGGGTGTCCGACGGCCGGATCGCCGCCGTCGACCCCGACGGCCGCGATCGGGCGGACGCCCGGCGGGAGGTGGACGTCGCCGGCCTGGTGGTGGCACCGGGATTCATCGACATGCACGCCCACTCCGACCTGCAGATCCTGGCCAACCCGGAGCACCGGCCCAAGGTGACGCAGGGCGTGACGCTCGAGGTGCTGGGCCAGGACGGGCTGAGCTACGCGCCGATCGACGACGACGTGCTCCCCCAGCTCCGCCAGGTGATCGCCGGCTGGAACGACGACCCGGCCGACTTCGACTGGTCGTGGCGGTCGGTGGGCGAGTACCTCGACCGGCTCGATCAGGGCATCGCCGTCAACGCGGCGTACCTGGTGCCGCAGGGGACGCTGCGGATGATGCACCTCGGCTGGGACGACCGCCCGGCCACCGACCGGGAACTCGACGCGCAGCGCACGTCGTTGGACGCCGCGCTCGGGCAGGGCGCCCTCGGCATGTCCTCCGGTCTCACCTACCCACCCGGCATGTACGCGCCGACGGACGAGCTGGTCGCGCTCTGCGAGGTCGTCGCCCGACGCGGCGGCTACTACAGCCCGCACCACCGCAGCTACGGCATGGGCGCGCTCGACGCCTACGCCGAGATGATCGACGTCTCCCGCCGGTCCGGCTGCCCGGTGCACCTCACCCACGCCACCATGAACTTCCCGGTCAACCACGGCCGCGCCGGCGAACTGCTGGCCCTGCTCGACGACGCGATCAGCGACGGGGTCGACGTCACGCTCGACAGCTACCCCTACGCCGCGGCCTGCACCACCCTGTCGTCGCTGCTGCCGAGCTGGTCGACCCGCGGCGGCGCGGAGGCCGTGCTGGCCCTGCTCCGCGACCCGGCCGGTCGCGAACGCATCCGCGTCAGCATCGAGGAGACCGGCTCGGACGGGAGCCACGGGGTGCCCGTCGACTGGGACACCGTCGTCGTGGCCGGTGCCCGCAACCCATCGTTGGCGCCGTACGTCGGCCGGTCGATCGCGGCCATCACCGCCGAGGGCGGACGCAAGGCCTACGACGTCTACGCCGACATCCTGCTCGAGGACGAGCTCGGCACCACCTGCGTGCTCGAGGTCGGCGACGAGGACAACGTGCAGACGATCATGCGGCACCCGGCCCACATGGTCGGCAGCGACGGGATCCTGGTCGGCGCCCGGCCGCACCCGCGCGCCTGGGGCACCTTCCCGCGCTACCTCGGCCACTACGCGCGTGAGCTCGGGGTGTTGGCCCTCCCCGAGGCCGTCGCGAAGATGACCTCCCGACCGGCCCGCCGGCTGGGCCTGGCCGACCGGGGCCGGGTCGAGCCGGGCTGCGTGGCCGACCTCGTCGCGTTCGACGCCGACCAGGTCGCCGATCGGGCGACCTACGCCGACCCCAAGCAGCCGGCCGCCGGGCTCCCCTATGTGATGGTCAACGGCACCTTCGTGATCGACGACGGTCGACACACGGGCGCCTTGCCCGGGCGCTCGGTCCGGGCCGGAGCCGCCTAG
- a CDS encoding sugar ABC transporter substrate-binding protein produces the protein MRRRRAALSAVVALAAGVLAACGSGTEGSGPDVNAPGFGDNATGVVHFWDRNTTSTFGQLVVDKFNATHKHLKVVLTPVQDTQYVTKLATAIRSGSVPDLVGVDDINSQLFIYNQAFTDLTPLVNKLPFKDKLSPGHLNLTTDHGHYYGAPYVADVSLLWYNKTLFKKAGLDPDKPPTTYAQILADSRKITALGHGTYGFSFAGRCEGCLGFTMLPDVWATKTYLLNGEPGKQTAHITGNTPLKRTLALYHQLWAQKLAAPESQTETGATWGQDFLAGKIGILPAGYGTVMGAATPAFQKQIGVTALPGPDGKYSTFDGGANFGIPKGSKNASGAWEFVKFALQQKQQALAPEGGFEPIREDVLTPAYKKKYPFNAVALSSLRNGYAPKTIAYNVTFNQPGGPWLTMFTQAVFDGDIDGALKAAQPAFSNALQQAES, from the coding sequence ATGAGACGACGCCGGGCCGCGCTGTCGGCGGTGGTCGCCCTGGCGGCCGGCGTACTCGCCGCGTGCGGATCGGGCACCGAGGGAAGCGGCCCGGACGTCAACGCGCCCGGGTTCGGCGACAACGCGACCGGCGTGGTGCATTTCTGGGACCGCAACACCACCTCGACGTTCGGCCAGCTGGTGGTCGACAAGTTCAACGCGACCCACAAGCACCTCAAGGTCGTGCTCACCCCGGTCCAGGACACGCAGTACGTCACGAAGCTGGCGACCGCGATCCGCAGCGGGTCGGTGCCCGACCTGGTCGGTGTCGACGACATCAACTCGCAGCTGTTCATCTACAACCAGGCGTTCACCGACCTCACGCCGCTGGTGAACAAGCTGCCGTTCAAGGACAAGCTGAGCCCGGGTCACCTCAACCTGACCACCGATCACGGCCACTACTACGGCGCTCCGTACGTCGCCGACGTGTCGCTGCTCTGGTACAACAAGACGCTGTTCAAGAAGGCCGGTCTCGACCCGGACAAGCCGCCGACGACCTACGCGCAGATCCTCGCCGACTCGCGCAAGATCACCGCGCTCGGGCACGGCACCTACGGTTTCTCCTTCGCCGGGCGTTGCGAGGGCTGCCTCGGTTTCACCATGCTTCCCGACGTCTGGGCGACCAAGACCTATCTGCTCAACGGCGAGCCCGGCAAGCAGACCGCGCACATCACGGGGAACACGCCGTTGAAGCGCACCCTGGCGCTCTACCACCAGCTGTGGGCGCAGAAGCTCGCCGCACCCGAGTCGCAGACCGAAACCGGCGCCACCTGGGGACAGGACTTCCTGGCCGGCAAGATCGGCATCCTCCCCGCCGGCTACGGGACCGTGATGGGTGCCGCGACACCCGCCTTCCAGAAGCAGATCGGGGTCACCGCGCTCCCGGGCCCGGACGGGAAATACAGCACTTTCGACGGCGGGGCGAACTTCGGCATCCCGAAGGGGTCGAAGAACGCGTCGGGGGCGTGGGAGTTCGTCAAGTTCGCGCTGCAGCAGAAGCAGCAGGCGCTCGCGCCGGAGGGCGGCTTCGAGCCGATCCGGGAGGACGTCCTGACCCCGGCGTACAAGAAGAAGTACCCGTTCAACGCGGTCGCGCTGTCGTCGCTGCGCAACGGATACGCGCCCAAGACGATCGCCTACAACGTGACGTTCAACCAGCCGGGCGGGCCGTGGCTGACGATGTTCACGCAGGCGGTCTTCGACGGCGACATCGACGGCGCGCTCAAGGCGGCCCAGCCGGCGTTCTCCAACGCCCTGCAACAGGCCGAATCGTAG
- the selD gene encoding selenide, water dikinase SelD, whose amino-acid sequence MTIETDYRLTQYAHGGGCACKIPPGELEDAVAGLIGSAGPVDPAGELLVGLEDGDDAAVVRLPGGLALVATTDFFTPVVDDAYDWGRIAAANALSDVYAMGGRPVVAVNLLAWPREVLPFDLVREVLRGGLDVSRAAGCHLAGGHSVDDPEPKYGMAVTGVVDPDRMMRNNSGRAGLPLSLTKPLGLGVLNSRHKATGEVFPEAVETMTTLNRDAAEAAVAAGVVCGTDVTGFGLLGHLLKLARASNVTAVIDAAAVPYLDGAREALLNGFVSGGTRRNLAWAAPDSDLSAVDESEALLLADAQTSGGLLLAGEVPGAPVIGELVPRGDRLVVVR is encoded by the coding sequence GTGACCATCGAGACGGACTACCGGCTCACCCAGTACGCGCACGGCGGCGGCTGCGCCTGCAAGATCCCGCCCGGCGAGCTCGAGGACGCCGTCGCCGGGCTGATCGGGTCGGCCGGGCCGGTCGATCCGGCCGGCGAGCTGCTGGTCGGCCTCGAGGACGGCGACGACGCGGCGGTCGTCCGGCTCCCGGGCGGTCTCGCGTTGGTCGCCACGACCGACTTTTTCACTCCGGTCGTCGACGACGCCTACGACTGGGGCCGCATCGCCGCCGCCAACGCGCTGTCCGACGTCTACGCGATGGGTGGACGCCCGGTCGTGGCGGTCAACCTGCTGGCCTGGCCGCGGGAGGTGCTGCCGTTCGACCTCGTCCGCGAGGTGCTGCGCGGCGGCCTCGACGTCAGCCGCGCCGCCGGCTGTCATCTCGCCGGTGGCCACAGCGTCGACGACCCCGAGCCGAAGTACGGGATGGCGGTCACCGGTGTGGTCGACCCCGACCGGATGATGCGCAACAACTCGGGCCGGGCCGGTCTGCCCCTGTCGCTGACCAAGCCGCTGGGGCTCGGCGTACTCAACTCCCGGCACAAGGCCACGGGCGAGGTCTTCCCGGAGGCGGTCGAGACCATGACCACCCTCAACCGCGACGCCGCCGAGGCGGCCGTGGCCGCGGGCGTCGTCTGCGGCACCGACGTGACCGGCTTCGGCCTGCTCGGCCACCTGCTCAAGCTGGCCCGGGCAAGCAACGTGACGGCCGTCATCGATGCGGCCGCGGTGCCCTATCTGGACGGGGCGCGCGAGGCGCTGCTCAACGGCTTCGTCAGCGGCGGCACGCGGCGCAACCTCGCCTGGGCCGCCCCCGACTCCGACCTGTCCGCGGTGGACGAGTCGGAGGCGCTGCTGCTCGCCGATGCGCAGACGTCGGGGGGCCTGCTGCTCGCCGGCGAGGTGCCCGGCGCCCCTGTCATCGGGGAACTCGTGCCCCGCGGCGACCGCCTCGTGGTCGTCCGCTGA
- a CDS encoding FGGY family carbohydrate kinase codes for MDRYTVGVDFGTLSGRALVVRVGDGAEMGTAVSDYAHAVMDDRLAATGAALPPDWALQDPDDYVEVLRTAVPAAIADSGVDPADIVGIGVDFTACTVLPTLRDGTPLCRLPDLADRPHAYPKLWKHHAAQPQADRINALAHERKEPWIGRYGGRISSEWEYAKGLQLLEEDPEVYDRAERWIEGTDWITWQLCGVETRNACTAGYKAIRQDNRYPSKDYLAALNPAFADFVEDKIDHPLSSLGDRAGGLTAQAAAWTGLPEGIAVSVGNVDA; via the coding sequence ATGGATCGCTACACCGTCGGAGTCGACTTCGGCACGCTGTCCGGCCGCGCGCTCGTCGTCCGGGTCGGTGACGGCGCCGAGATGGGTACGGCGGTCTCGGACTACGCGCACGCTGTGATGGACGACCGGCTGGCCGCCACCGGAGCGGCGTTGCCGCCCGACTGGGCGCTGCAGGATCCGGACGACTACGTCGAGGTGCTGCGCACCGCCGTACCGGCCGCGATCGCGGACAGCGGGGTCGACCCGGCGGACATCGTCGGCATCGGCGTCGACTTCACCGCGTGCACCGTGCTGCCGACCCTGCGCGACGGCACCCCGCTGTGCCGGCTGCCGGACCTGGCCGACCGCCCACACGCCTACCCGAAGCTGTGGAAACACCACGCCGCGCAGCCGCAGGCCGACCGCATCAACGCCCTCGCCCACGAGCGCAAGGAACCCTGGATCGGCCGGTACGGCGGCCGGATCTCCTCCGAGTGGGAATACGCGAAGGGCCTGCAGCTGCTCGAGGAGGACCCCGAGGTCTATGACCGTGCCGAACGGTGGATCGAGGGCACCGACTGGATCACCTGGCAGCTGTGCGGAGTCGAGACCCGCAACGCCTGCACCGCCGGCTACAAGGCGATCCGGCAGGACAACCGCTACCCGTCCAAGGACTACCTCGCGGCCCTCAACCCGGCGTTCGCCGACTTCGTCGAGGACAAGATCGACCATCCGCTGTCCTCGCTCGGCGACCGGGCCGGCGGGCTGACCGCGCAGGCCGCGGCGTGGACCGGACTGCCCGAGGGCATCGCGGTCAGCGTCGGCAACGTCGACGCCCA
- a CDS encoding carbohydrate ABC transporter permease: MASVTADRGVARRRMKEPHGRGFAAYLAVGIILSVIFVLPLAWAVFRSFQAPDLVTAAPTWKDFTSLTFANYRGLIGGSVHILRYVGNSLIVAIGTAVLTAALSTLAGYGFGRFRFRGAGIVFALIIVTLMVPFQAILTPLFLELNAMHLTNSLVGLILFYTTFNLPFGVFVMRNTFLQIPKELEDSAYVDGAGIMTTLFHVLRPLIVPGIATTVLYAFLFAWTEFLGALTFITQDSRITLPVALLNVESGTYGQVNFGYLVSGAVIAMVPCVILYVALQRYYVRGLTSGAVKG, encoded by the coding sequence ATGGCCAGCGTCACCGCAGACCGGGGAGTCGCCCGCCGGCGCATGAAAGAGCCGCACGGCCGGGGCTTCGCGGCGTACCTCGCCGTCGGGATCATCCTCAGCGTCATCTTCGTGCTGCCGCTGGCGTGGGCGGTGTTCCGGTCCTTCCAGGCACCCGACCTGGTGACCGCCGCCCCCACCTGGAAAGACTTCACCAGCCTGACCTTCGCGAACTACCGCGGCCTCATCGGCGGCAGCGTCCACATCCTGCGCTACGTCGGCAACAGCCTGATCGTCGCGATCGGCACCGCCGTACTCACCGCCGCGCTGTCGACGCTGGCCGGATACGGCTTCGGCCGGTTCCGGTTCCGCGGCGCCGGCATCGTCTTCGCGCTCATCATCGTCACGCTCATGGTGCCGTTCCAGGCCATCCTGACGCCGCTGTTCCTCGAGCTGAACGCGATGCACCTGACCAACAGCCTGGTCGGGCTGATCCTCTTCTACACCACGTTCAACCTGCCGTTCGGCGTCTTCGTCATGCGCAACACGTTCCTGCAGATCCCCAAGGAGCTCGAGGACTCGGCCTACGTCGACGGCGCGGGGATCATGACCACGCTGTTCCACGTGCTGCGGCCGCTGATCGTCCCGGGCATCGCCACGACGGTGCTTTACGCGTTCCTGTTCGCCTGGACGGAGTTCCTCGGCGCGCTGACCTTCATCACGCAGGACAGCCGGATCACGCTGCCGGTGGCGCTGCTCAACGTCGAGAGCGGCACCTATGGGCAGGTGAACTTCGGCTACCTCGTCTCCGGCGCGGTCATCGCGATGGTGCCGTGCGTGATTCTCTACGTCGCGTTGCAGCGCTACTACGTGCGCGGGCTGACCTCGGGCGCCGTCAAGGGCTGA
- a CDS encoding sugar ABC transporter permease: MTQLSATKARSAPARRESARRRKSLTSRPGVGMALVSPAFLFVAAFVLFPLGFAVYISLTNWPLIGPYHFVGVENYASIPKDSVFLHSVLFTLLYTGIVTVPIFLVGYGLAALVRANRFGSTFFRTAFFLPFVVGLATESFMMLLELQPNSGAVNFVLQKVGLTDGTTAWLVRTNLAIAAVCVLVVWYASGLTMVLLMAGMQGIPRDVYESAEVDGASWWDKELRITLPLLRRTIALSLILSIIGSFLAFNQFFILTQGGPGVSTTTVVMWIYQKAFVQLHVGAATALSIVLVIVVGVISAVQFFLLRDDTSEA, translated from the coding sequence GTGACGCAGCTCTCGGCCACGAAGGCGCGTAGCGCACCCGCGCGGCGTGAATCGGCCCGGCGGCGGAAGTCGCTGACCTCCCGACCCGGTGTCGGTATGGCCCTGGTCAGCCCGGCGTTCCTCTTCGTCGCCGCGTTCGTGCTCTTCCCGTTGGGGTTCGCGGTCTACATCTCGCTCACCAACTGGCCGCTCATCGGCCCCTACCACTTCGTCGGCGTCGAGAACTACGCGTCCATCCCCAAGGACTCGGTCTTCCTGCACTCGGTGCTCTTCACGTTGCTCTACACCGGGATCGTCACGGTGCCCATCTTCCTCGTGGGCTACGGCCTCGCCGCCCTGGTGCGCGCCAACCGGTTCGGCTCGACCTTCTTCCGGACGGCGTTCTTTCTGCCCTTCGTCGTCGGACTGGCGACCGAGAGCTTCATGATGCTGCTCGAGCTGCAGCCCAACTCCGGTGCCGTCAACTTCGTGCTGCAGAAGGTCGGCCTCACCGACGGGACGACCGCGTGGCTGGTGCGCACCAACCTCGCCATCGCCGCGGTGTGCGTGCTGGTGGTCTGGTACGCCTCTGGCCTGACGATGGTGCTGCTGATGGCCGGGATGCAGGGGATCCCGCGCGATGTCTATGAATCGGCCGAGGTCGACGGCGCCTCGTGGTGGGACAAGGAGCTCCGGATCACCCTTCCGCTGCTGCGCCGTACCATCGCGCTCAGCCTGATTCTCTCGATCATCGGCTCGTTCCTCGCGTTCAACCAGTTCTTCATCCTCACCCAGGGCGGGCCTGGGGTGAGCACGACCACCGTCGTCATGTGGATCTACCAGAAGGCGTTCGTGCAACTGCACGTCGGAGCAGCCACGGCACTGTCGATCGTCCTCGTCATCGTGGTCGGCGTGATCAGCGCGGTGCAGTTCTTCCTGCTGCGCGACGACACCTCGGAGGCATGA